In Campylobacter sp. 2014D-0216, the following proteins share a genomic window:
- a CDS encoding endonuclease MutS2, with protein MQEQFFKKLDLDGYIEDFKGLFARDKEIFLQGDSKLHYKRINELSLIDFNPPPMIEELNSALTHLSKQGILHLSQSFEFIKICMYFEYLKGLKFEESLKEWLLKIEIPQAILELFEYFDEKGEIKESIDERLVNLNLALKMKKESLIAEFKKLTYTKNLSAYLIDTQIHLINGMEALLLRGGFNHVLKAKIIGRSSGGGFYVVPLSVEKIQSQIDEIKDAKEEIFYEYAKKISLIFYKNLMFLKFINNAFDLFDHYSARVLMAKKHDYEFVLADHSSNLNLYNFAHPALKNAKSVNIEFNKKVLIITGVNAGGKSMLLKGILSAALLAKHLLPMKINAQKSQIGNFKEFDAILEDPQNVKNDISTFAGRMLHFSKLLGKKNVLLGVDEIELGTDFEEAACLYTELISKLLEQDNKIIITTHHKRLAMLLAKNEQVELIAALYDEELSRPKYEFLKGTIGKSYAFETALRYGISANLVQNAKKLYGEDKENLEEMVSKNINLELSLRKKNEELEKKEAKVDEILLSLKDQKEKNEHEFKKLISSLEFKYHKAIEEAKKTINLKDTKEKQRSLNKANELKKSIVLPSMEQNEELRVGDFVKYEKIKGKITAISKNDAMIQSDGLSLRVPLKLLKKSNQTPTQKVKSSVNISRPSALNMTLDLHGLRSDEALERLDKFISDALIVGFDEVVVYHGIGTGKLAFAVKEFLKAHKSVKSFNDAPINQGGFGAKVVKL; from the coding sequence ATGCAAGAGCAATTTTTTAAAAAACTAGATTTAGATGGCTATATAGAAGATTTTAAAGGACTTTTTGCAAGAGATAAAGAAATATTTTTACAAGGTGATAGCAAACTTCATTATAAAAGGATCAATGAGCTTTCGCTGATTGATTTTAATCCCCCTCCTATGATAGAAGAATTAAATAGTGCTTTGACTCATTTAAGTAAGCAAGGAATTTTACATTTAAGTCAAAGTTTTGAATTTATTAAAATTTGTATGTATTTTGAATACTTAAAGGGTTTAAAATTTGAAGAAAGTTTGAAAGAATGGCTTTTGAAAATAGAAATTCCACAGGCTATCTTAGAGCTTTTTGAGTATTTTGATGAAAAGGGTGAGATTAAAGAAAGTATCGATGAAAGGCTTGTTAATTTAAATTTAGCTTTAAAAATGAAAAAAGAAAGCTTGATAGCTGAGTTTAAAAAGCTTACATATACTAAAAATCTTAGTGCGTATTTAATTGATACGCAAATTCATCTCATAAACGGTATGGAAGCTTTGCTTTTGCGCGGTGGGTTTAATCATGTCTTAAAAGCAAAAATCATAGGTAGAAGTAGTGGTGGCGGCTTTTATGTAGTGCCTTTGAGTGTGGAAAAAATTCAAAGTCAAATAGATGAGATCAAAGATGCTAAAGAAGAGATTTTTTATGAGTATGCTAAAAAAATTAGCTTGATTTTTTATAAAAATTTGATGTTTTTGAAATTTATCAACAATGCTTTTGATTTGTTTGATCATTATAGTGCTAGAGTTTTGATGGCTAAAAAGCATGATTATGAATTTGTTTTAGCTGATCATTCTAGTAATCTAAATTTATATAACTTTGCACATCCGGCTTTAAAAAATGCAAAAAGTGTTAATATAGAGTTTAATAAAAAAGTTTTAATTATCACAGGTGTAAATGCGGGTGGTAAGTCTATGCTTTTAAAAGGAATTTTAAGCGCAGCTTTGCTTGCAAAACATTTGCTTCCTATGAAAATTAATGCGCAAAAAAGCCAAATAGGAAATTTCAAAGAATTTGATGCGATTTTAGAAGATCCACAAAATGTAAAAAATGATATTTCTACTTTTGCAGGAAGAATGTTGCATTTTTCTAAGCTTTTGGGTAAAAAAAATGTTTTACTAGGGGTTGATGAGATAGAACTTGGGACAGATTTTGAAGAAGCAGCGTGTTTGTATACTGAGCTTATTTCAAAGCTTTTAGAACAAGATAATAAAATCATCATTACAACTCACCATAAACGTCTTGCTATGCTTTTGGCGAAAAATGAGCAAGTTGAACTCATCGCTGCTTTATATGATGAGGAATTATCACGCCCAAAATATGAGTTTTTAAAAGGTACCATAGGTAAATCTTATGCATTTGAAACAGCTTTAAGATATGGCATAAGTGCGAATTTAGTGCAAAATGCCAAAAAACTTTATGGAGAAGATAAAGAAAATTTAGAAGAAATGGTGAGCAAAAACATCAATCTTGAACTTTCTTTACGCAAGAAAAATGAAGAACTTGAAAAAAAAGAAGCCAAAGTAGATGAAATCTTGCTTTCACTCAAAGATCAAAAAGAAAAAAATGAGCATGAATTTAAAAAGCTTATTTCTAGTTTAGAGTTTAAATACCACAAAGCCATAGAAGAGGCTAAAAAGACAATAAATTTAAAAGATACCAAAGAAAAACAAAGAAGTTTAAATAAAGCCAATGAACTTAAAAAAAGCATTGTTTTACCAAGTATGGAGCAAAATGAAGAGCTTAGAGTAGGGGATTTTGTAAAATATGAAAAAATCAAAGGTAAAATCACAGCTATTTCAAAAAATGATGCGATGATTCAAAGCGATGGTTTAAGTTTGCGTGTGCCATTAAAACTGCTTAAAAAAAGCAATCAAACTCCAACGCAAAAGGTAAAATCAAGTGTCAATATAAGCCGCCCAAGTGCTTTAAATATGACTTTAGATTTACATGGTTTAAGAAGCGATGAAGCGCTTGAAAGATTAGATAAATTTATCTCTGATGCTTTGATAGTGGGTTTTGATGAGGTGGTGGTTTATCATGGTATAGGTACAGGGAAATTAGCTTTTGCAGTAAAAGAGTTTTTAAAAGCTCACAAAAGTGTTAAAAGCTTTAATGACGCACCGATTAATCAAGGTGGCTTTGGTGCTAAGGTGGTAAAACTATAG
- the murC gene encoding UDP-N-acetylmuramate--L-alanine ligase yields the protein MQKIHFIGIGGIGISALARFLKEQGFKISGSDIKESKITKELEKEGIDIKIPHHQDNVQDVDLVVYSAAIKENNEELVSAKKQNITTLSRKEALPMILKDKRVFAVAGAHGKSTTSSILASLIEASVIIGAVLKESGTNMLYKESENLIFEADESDSSFLNSNPYLAIVTNVEAEHLDHYENDLARLHKAYEDFLHLSQIQVINAEDEFLASLNLSHAKKLYPSKDITNIYMKVEDFKPRTYFTLKDLGEFSVFGMGEHVAMDAALAILAASEFVSIEEIKIQLLKYQGIKKRFDILFANENMTLIDDYGHHPTEIKTTLKAASEYARLAGYKKTIAIFEPHRYTRLSANIEYFSEVLASVDELYILPVYAAGEAKIEINMQRYFPKAKFIKAIKREENAIYLDDELIESGLVIGFGAGDISAKLRGNYV from the coding sequence ATGCAAAAAATTCATTTTATAGGTATAGGTGGTATTGGAATTTCAGCTTTAGCGAGATTTCTAAAAGAACAAGGCTTTAAGATCAGTGGTTCTGATATCAAAGAAAGTAAAATCACAAAAGAACTAGAAAAAGAAGGCATAGATATAAAAATTCCTCATCATCAAGATAATGTCCAAGATGTGGATTTAGTGGTGTATTCAGCTGCTATTAAAGAAAATAACGAAGAGTTGGTTAGTGCAAAAAAACAAAACATCACAACGCTTTCAAGAAAAGAAGCCTTACCTATGATTTTAAAAGACAAAAGAGTATTTGCGGTTGCGGGAGCTCATGGCAAAAGTACGACTTCGAGTATTTTAGCAAGCTTAATAGAAGCTTCTGTAATTATTGGTGCGGTATTAAAAGAAAGTGGCACTAATATGCTTTATAAAGAAAGTGAAAATCTCATTTTTGAAGCTGATGAGAGTGATAGTTCTTTTTTAAATTCAAATCCATACCTAGCCATAGTAACCAATGTTGAAGCAGAGCATTTAGATCATTATGAAAATGATCTTGCAAGATTACACAAAGCATATGAGGATTTTTTGCATTTGTCTCAAATTCAAGTGATCAATGCCGAAGATGAGTTTTTGGCGAGTTTAAATTTAAGCCATGCAAAAAAGCTTTACCCAAGTAAAGATATCACAAACATTTATATGAAAGTGGAAGATTTTAAACCTAGAACGTATTTTACGCTTAAAGATTTAGGCGAATTTAGTGTTTTTGGTATGGGAGAGCATGTGGCGATGGATGCTGCTTTGGCTATTTTGGCTGCGAGTGAATTTGTAAGCATAGAAGAGATCAAAATTCAACTTTTAAAATACCAAGGGATTAAAAAGAGATTTGATATTTTATTTGCAAATGAAAACATGACCTTGATTGATGATTATGGACATCATCCAACAGAGATCAAAACCACACTTAAGGCTGCGAGCGAATATGCAAGATTAGCCGGATATAAAAAAACTATAGCGATTTTTGAACCTCACCGTTATACGCGTTTAAGCGCTAATATAGAGTATTTTAGTGAAGTTTTGGCAAGTGTTGATGAGCTTTATATTTTACCTGTGTATGCTGCAGGGGAGGCTAAGATCGAAATCAATATGCAAAGATACTTCCCAAAAGCTAAATTTATTAAAGCAATTAAAAGAGAAGAAAATGCGATTTATCTTGATGATGAATTGATTGAAAGTGGCTTAGTGATTGGTTTTGGTGCGGGAGATATCAGCGCAAAACTTAGGGGAAATTATGTTTAA
- a CDS encoding carbon-nitrogen hydrolase family protein, translated as MSSVVALQFPTLALSESRLDYYLKAAKESGANLVVMGEYVLNSFFSELKTMPKSMIKEQSQSKKASLIKLAKKYDLNIIAPFISVENDGLKKLCLKVSPQNVKVYEQQILMPYAHWNEEKFFNNKKTDKLKLFTFTHEGLKCALLFGFEAHFDSFWQMIMKKKIDLVIVPTASTFESNQRWLELLKTRAFLNSTNILRVNRIGNLKQENEWKFYGDSFFINAFGEVQEQLGDQEEMLVVEVNKANEARNLWGFDKLIKNYEE; from the coding sequence ATGAGTAGCGTTGTAGCTTTGCAGTTTCCGACTTTGGCTTTGAGTGAATCAAGGCTTGATTATTATTTAAAAGCTGCTAAAGAAAGTGGTGCGAATTTGGTGGTTATGGGCGAGTATGTTTTAAATAGCTTTTTTAGTGAGCTTAAAACCATGCCAAAAAGTATGATCAAAGAACAAAGCCAAAGTAAAAAAGCAAGCTTGATAAAACTTGCTAAAAAATATGATCTAAACATTATTGCGCCATTTATCAGTGTGGAAAATGATGGTTTGAAAAAACTATGCTTAAAGGTAAGTCCGCAAAATGTAAAAGTATATGAGCAGCAAATTCTAATGCCTTATGCACATTGGAATGAAGAAAAATTTTTTAATAATAAAAAAACCGATAAACTTAAACTTTTTACTTTTACTCACGAGGGCTTAAAATGCGCCTTGCTTTTTGGATTTGAAGCGCATTTTGATAGCTTTTGGCAGATGATTATGAAAAAAAAGATAGATTTGGTTATCGTTCCTACAGCTAGCACTTTTGAAAGTAATCAAAGATGGTTAGAGCTTTTAAAAACTAGAGCTTTTTTAAACTCAACGAATATTTTAAGAGTTAATCGCATAGGTAATTTAAAGCAAGAAAATGAATGGAAATTTTATGGAGATAGCTTTTTTATCAATGCTTTTGGGGAAGTGCAAGAACAACTTGGCGATCAAGAAGAAATGCTTGTGGTCGAGGTAAATAAGGCAAATGAAGCTAGAAATTTATGGGGCTTTGATAAACTTATAAAAAACTACGAAGAATAA
- the xseB gene encoding exodeoxyribonuclease VII small subunit: MEFEDHIKQAELSLEKLNDKDLDLKTCVEIYKEGLKSIKQARIMLENAKLEIEQVDE; the protein is encoded by the coding sequence ATGGAATTTGAAGATCATATCAAGCAAGCTGAACTTTCTTTGGAAAAACTCAATGATAAAGATTTAGACCTTAAAACTTGTGTGGAAATTTACAAAGAAGGTTTAAAAAGTATCAAACAAGCAAGAATTATGCTTGAAAATGCTAAATTAGAAATCGAGCAAGTAGATGAGTAG